One window of Halorussus sp. MSC15.2 genomic DNA carries:
- a CDS encoding HIT domain-containing protein, producing MEQVFAPWRIEWVERDDEDDEIEGCVFCELPERDDDRDNLVVARSDHAFVMFNNYPYNPGHAMVVPREHTGDYRDLSEAVLLDHARLKQRTFDALETALSPSGFNAGLNLGEGAGGSIDDHLHTHVVPRWEGDTNFMPVVSDTKVIVQAIDETYDRVREAFAEQDGAEVPDEESSVRFRFQR from the coding sequence ATGGAACAGGTCTTCGCGCCGTGGCGCATCGAGTGGGTCGAACGAGACGACGAGGACGACGAAATCGAGGGGTGCGTGTTCTGTGAACTCCCGGAACGCGACGACGACCGCGACAATCTCGTTGTCGCCCGCAGCGACCACGCCTTCGTGATGTTCAACAACTACCCCTACAACCCGGGCCACGCGATGGTCGTGCCGCGCGAACACACGGGCGACTACCGCGACCTCTCCGAGGCGGTCCTGCTCGACCACGCCCGCCTCAAGCAACGGACCTTCGACGCGCTCGAGACCGCACTCTCTCCCAGCGGCTTCAACGCGGGTCTCAACCTCGGGGAGGGCGCGGGCGGGTCCATCGACGACCACCTCCACACGCACGTCGTCCCGCGGTGGGAGGGCGACACCAACTTCATGCCGGTCGTCTCGGACACGAAGGTCATCGTGCAGGCCATCGACGAGACGTACGACCGGGTGCGCGAAGCGTTCGCCGAACAGGACGGCGCGGAGGTTCCAGACGAGGAGTCGTCGGTTCGCTTCCGGTTCCAGCGTTGA
- a CDS encoding cation diffusion facilitator family transporter, which produces MSKHAVRRVGAVVLAVNVLLVVAKGFVWWTTGSLAVGSEAVNSLADSGYSVVILAGLYLTTRPPDFSHPHGHERIEPFVSLFIAVGVFAAGGAVLWRATTSILSGEVGAAVTSPAAVAVLVATAAVKFGLYRYCLRAADRTRSPALTATALDNRNDILTAGAALVGVLGAGVGMPILDPIAAGVVSLGILYTGYEIVQDNVDYLVGSAPPEDLRGEIIRRALDHPDVEGAHDVIAHYVGPEIDVSLHIEVEGDRTLFETHDIETDVVQSIRELDEVDDVFVHVDPKELGEWKTDESIDELVDDGPPEL; this is translated from the coding sequence ATGAGCAAGCACGCGGTCCGCCGGGTCGGCGCGGTCGTCTTGGCGGTCAACGTGCTGCTGGTGGTCGCCAAGGGGTTCGTCTGGTGGACGACCGGCAGTCTGGCCGTCGGGTCCGAGGCGGTCAACAGCCTCGCCGACTCGGGCTACAGCGTGGTCATCCTCGCGGGTCTCTACCTGACGACCCGACCGCCCGACTTCAGTCACCCCCACGGACACGAGCGAATCGAACCGTTCGTCTCGCTGTTCATCGCGGTGGGCGTCTTCGCGGCGGGTGGTGCGGTCCTCTGGCGGGCGACCACCTCGATTCTCTCGGGCGAAGTCGGGGCCGCCGTGACCTCTCCTGCCGCGGTGGCGGTGCTGGTCGCCACCGCCGCGGTGAAGTTTGGTCTCTATCGGTACTGTCTCCGGGCGGCCGACCGGACGCGCTCCCCGGCGCTGACCGCGACGGCGCTCGACAACCGCAACGACATCCTGACCGCCGGCGCGGCACTGGTCGGCGTCCTCGGGGCGGGCGTGGGAATGCCGATTCTGGACCCCATCGCGGCGGGCGTCGTCTCGCTCGGTATTCTCTACACGGGGTACGAAATCGTTCAGGACAACGTCGATTACCTCGTCGGGAGCGCGCCGCCCGAGGACCTGCGGGGCGAAATCATCCGCCGGGCGCTCGACCACCCGGACGTGGAGGGCGCTCACGACGTCATCGCCCACTACGTAGGGCCGGAGATAGACGTGAGCCTCCACATCGAAGTCGAGGGCGACCGAACGCTGTTCGAAACCCACGACATCGAGACCGACGTGGTGCAGTCCATCCGCGAACTGGACGAAGTGGACGACGTGTTCGTCCACGTGGACCCGAAGGAACTCGGCGAGTGGAAGACCGACGAGTCGATAGACGAATTGGTCGACGACGGTCCGCCGGAGCTGTGA
- a CDS encoding plastocyanin/azurin family copper-binding protein yields MLPDRRPDRRTVLKASGVALATGALSGCLGGVRGSLAGSETDDRDPSPDSTTDVEVADSETTTAASDATVTVAVGPGGRLAFDPSGDEPLVVAAGTTVEFVWESDTHNVVVDDQPDPADWAGSPGGTGTVYREGYSFSHTFEVPGIYEFHCAPHETVGGSGAIFVTPEGVAAEYATADDLPVTVGADHDQQFAPGTVRPLKVPVGTEVEFVWESDDHNVRVRDQPDTADWQGTPGDDSKLYNEGYEYSNTFEVPGVYWFYCLAHRSAGMVGAIVVEEQ; encoded by the coding sequence ATGCTACCCGACCGCCGCCCCGACCGACGAACCGTACTGAAAGCCAGCGGTGTCGCGCTCGCAACCGGAGCGCTCTCCGGGTGCCTCGGGGGTGTACGAGGCAGTCTCGCCGGTAGCGAGACCGACGACCGAGACCCGTCGCCGGACTCGACCACCGACGTCGAAGTCGCCGATTCCGAGACGACGACTGCCGCGTCGGACGCGACCGTCACGGTCGCGGTCGGTCCCGGCGGACGCCTCGCGTTCGACCCGTCGGGCGACGAACCTCTCGTCGTCGCCGCAGGTACGACGGTGGAGTTCGTCTGGGAGTCCGACACTCACAACGTCGTCGTGGACGACCAACCCGACCCCGCCGATTGGGCGGGGTCTCCCGGCGGTACGGGTACGGTGTACCGAGAGGGTTATTCCTTCTCGCACACCTTCGAGGTGCCCGGAATCTACGAGTTCCACTGCGCTCCCCACGAAACCGTCGGTGGGTCCGGCGCGATTTTCGTCACACCCGAGGGCGTCGCCGCGGAGTACGCCACGGCCGACGACCTGCCGGTGACTGTCGGAGCGGACCACGACCAACAGTTCGCGCCCGGTACCGTCCGCCCGCTGAAAGTCCCCGTCGGAACCGAAGTCGAGTTCGTCTGGGAGTCCGACGACCACAACGTCCGCGTCCGTGACCAACCTGACACCGCCGACTGGCAGGGGACGCCCGGCGACGACTCGAAACTCTACAACGAGGGCTACGAGTACAGCAATACCTTCGAAGTGCCCGGCGTCTACTGGTTCTACTGTCTGGCCCACCGGTCCGCAGGGATGGTCGGCGCTATCGTCGTCGAGGAACAGTAG